The DNA region AGCAGCAGGGCGCCCAGCCATGATGTCAGCGGCCATCGAGGCGGTGAAAGGAGGTTCGCCGCTGTCACGATCCGTCTCCGGCTGTCGGTTGTCTGGTAGCGATGAGTATGTTTTTTCCGCCTGCTTTGCGACACTCATCCATAACTGCGACCAGTCGCCCGCTGGCGAGTGCTTCATCCGCCAGTAGTAATATGGGCGTGTCTGCTCCATTGAGCCGTACGGAAATGGTGGAACGAAGATTGTTTATGGCGACGGGGTGGCCGCCCAGATATATTTCGCCCTGCGCTCCGATGGCGAGTCGCAGTGCGTCCGGTTCTGCTGCGACCGATGTGACGGCATCGGGTTTATTGACCGTGATGCCGGTGTCTTTCACGAATACCGTGGTGACAATGAAGAAGATGAGCAGTAAAAACACGCAGTCAATCAGCGGCGACATATTGATGTCAACGCCTGCGGTGTCGGTTTCCCATAATAAGGGTCGATGCTTCATGCTGTTTTTTCCTGATCATGGGTGCAGCTGAAGGCTGTCTGAACCTGACGTAGAAGTCGCCGTAAACGCGCAACGCCGAATACGCCAGGTAGGGCGATGACCAGTCCGAACTGGGTTGTAATCAGTGCCTGACTGATGCCGGCGGAAACTGTTCCGGCCTGAGTCCCTGCGGTTGTTGCGGCGAGGGCATGAAACGTGTGAATCATTCCGGCGACGGTTCCGAGGAGTCCTGTCAGCGGGGCACTGGCTGTGAGTGCGGAAAGTAAATGAATGTCGCGCTTGAGACGTTGCTGGGTTGACAATGCTATTTCATCATAGGTGAGCCGATCGCCGGTGGATAGATATTGCAATGATAATTGTGGTGGCAGTTTTAGTGCATGCAGCATGTGATTGCGGCTGCGTAGAAATAGAGCCCAAATGGAAAAGCTCAGCATGGCCAGCGGAATCATCAGCCAGCCGCCGTCCTGCCAGCAGCGCAGAATCAGTTCTGTATAGGTGGTGTTCATCGTTATACCTTGATGCTGTTTACGAATTGGACAGCGGTCTGCTCCAGCTCTGCCATGATAACGCGAACCCGCCGTGCCAGCAGGGCATGAATGATTAGAATAGGAATAGCCAATATCAGTCCGATTTCTGTGGTGACCAGTGCTTCGGCGATGCCGCCGCTTAAGACTTGTGCGTCTCCGGTGCCAAAAAGGGTGATCAGCTGGAATGTGTGTATCATTCCGGTAACCGTTCCCAGCAGGCCCAGCAACGGGGCGACCGCCCCCATTACAGCCAGTGTGCCTAAGTGACGTTCCAGTCGGGGAATGCAGGACAGCATGCGTTCATGCATCAGTTCTTCCAGATCTTCGCGTGTGGCATCGGCATGCTGAATACCCGCCGTTAATATATCGCGTGCAGGGAAGCCGCATTGTTTGACGTGTCGTAGTGCGCCCTTGTAATCGTTGCCTGTCACAGCGTCAATGATGTCGGGAAGGACTCGTTCGGCCCGTGGACGGATCATGAGTAAGTCCAGTGTTTTGAGCAGGATGAGCAGGCTGGAAATGAATGCAACCAGTGCCAGCGGAATCATGACCAGTCCGCCATCTTTCAGTTGTTGCCAAAAGGAATGCTGTGCTTCATTAGATAGAAGCAGTGCCTCTTGTGTCATATTCACCGGCAGCATGACCGAATGTCCTTGCTGTAGCTTTGTCTGTTCTTCTGGAGTAAGCTGCAGTGACGATTCCACGGCCGGCAGCGGATGATCTTTTGTGTAATGAAGCAAGCCGGCGGCCGAGCTGTCCGTCGATATGAACCAGGCAAAGGGGCCCATGTACCATGCAGAACCATTGTATACGAGACCATTCGTATCCAATGCTTCGGCATCGGTTTTATATATGTCCCATCGCTGACGCTGGAGTTGTTGCGCCATAGATAGCAGAGTATCCATGGTTTCCGGTAGAAAACGTTCGTCGCGGCATGCCTCATCCAGTCCATTGATGGTTTGTGTGAAGGGCTGCATTTGTGCGGGGGCAAAACGGGAAGGAAGGCTGCGTCGATAATCTAGCAGAAGCTGCCATATTCGTTTACGCCGTCGATGTTCATCCTGCAGTTGCGCAGTTAATTCTGTTTCCTTTGCGGCTTGCTGCTGGAGCGCTCTTTCCAGGAATTCTTCCTCCTTCGCCAGTTCGGCCAGAGTTGCTCGTGATGTGTCCAGCGTGTTTGCCCATGCACGCCGTTCCTTCTGTTGTGCATCGCGCTGCGCGTTTAATGCTTGTCTGGATGTTGCCAGTTGTTCGCCTGCCTTTGTCAGAGCCGTCGGCATGTTGCCGTGTGCTATAGTTAACCAAAGCAGAAAGCCGCAAAAGATGAGAACCTGTTTCTTTAGAATCATTCCGACACCCGAGTCCCTGTGACGGGGAGACGTGAAAGTGCCGCTGGAATACTTGTTTCAAAAACATTCAGAGCCTGCCGCACGGCTTTTGTCTGCTCTTGTCCGCTTTTCTCCCATGTCCACCCTTCTTTGCCCATGTACCTCCCGGAAAACAACGTTGTACGATCAGGTGTGAAGGCAAATGCTTTGCTGAGGCCAATGTATAAAATAGTCATTTCCTGATTTACGCCGGTTTCAGCCATGAGTTCATGTTTTATGTGACAACTGTTCTGCATTTCTTCCAGCCATATCTGGGCATTGATCTGTGATTGCAGCATTTTTTCTATCAGAGCAAATCCTTCATCGGAATTCTGGTGATCCACTTGGTCTGATTCACGCGCAAAACTGTCGGGAATGCCTTTGGCCATAGCATTCCATTGATTTCCCATCGCTTCGAGAACGCTTCGACATCGACGACGCTCGTCCTCAACACGATCTATTTCGACAAAAAGTGACGCATTCGTGTGCATTTGTTTGTCATACATTTCCTGAAGCCGATCTATCCGCGTTTGACTCTGAGTAATCAGAGTGTCCAGCATAGTTGACTGATGTTTTAGCGCGACCCCTTCATCCCGCCACAATCGCTCCTCATCCGCAAGACGGATCTGTATTTCCACATCCTGCCGCAGGATTTCTTCCAACTGTTTTAATTCATTGGTCATATCACCCTGCGCAAACCCTGCCAAAGACAGCCACACCATCCAGAAAGACCATGTGAAAAAACGTCCAATGATTGGAAGTTTTTTTTGCAAAACGTCCAGTGATTGGAACTTCTTTTCAGAAAACGTCCAATGATTGGAACTTTTTAAATGAGCGGATTTTAACATGATTTCCAACTGTATTATGGGCTATGTATCAGATGCAGATTCAAAATCACTCGTCTGTTCATTCCAGCGTAAAGGGCCATTCGCTATGTCATGTACGAAGCTTAAATAACGTGTGAATCGATGGAATACATCCGTAGGAATCAAATGCTCCATCTGACATGCAATTATTTCTGCTCGTTCCGCATCCACAACCAATGTGTTTAGAAAAAAATCCAGCAATGCGGCATGTTTTCCCGATATATCCAGCGCCAGATTCATTCCGTCTTTTGTGAGGCGAACCGAATCATAGGGTTTGTGATCCACCATGCCCTGCGCAACCAGAGACCGCAATGCACCTGTAACAGACGCATTACTCACATGCATACGATCTGCAATGTCTTTTGGACGGACCGTGTCTTTATCACGCTCAATATGATAAATTGCCTCCAGATAATCCTCCATATTGGAGCTTAACGGCACTGATTCTGAATTTTTCGTTGTATCCATGGTGGTAAATTACTCAGCGGGTCTTTGTCTGAACAGAAAAATATGATAACATATAATGGAACAGTCCAGTAATTATTTTATCATTGACGCCGCTTTCGTTTTATGTTGCTGTTTCTGCATGAAAAACCGAATTAAACGGAAGGAATTGGCTTATTATCATTGCATGAGCCGGATTGTTGGACGACAGATGTTGCTTGGTGACGTCGAGAAGGAGCATATGCGTGGGTTGATTCGTCGGGTCGAAGGGTTTACTGGGGTTCATGTTCTGACGTATGCGGTGATGACAAATCATGTGCATGTGTTGCTGGAGGAGCCGGATCGGGCTACGGTAATTGATGACGCGGAGTTTTGGCGTCGAATGGCCTTTCTTTATTCGGAGGTAGAATTGGCTGAGTTGGATTTGTTATGGCGGGGATGGACTGCTGATGGGTGCGGGGATCTGGTTGCTGCAGGCAAGGCGCGCTATTTGAATCGGATGCACGATATCAGCGAGTTTATGAAGCAGGTGAAACAGCGTTTTTCTCATTGGTATAATAGGCGGAACGGTCGATTTGGCACGTTGTGGGATGCTCGGTTTCGCAGTGTGCTGGTTGAGGGCGGGGACGTGTTGCGGATTGTTGCGTCATATATTGAGATGAATCCGGTGCGGGCTGGCATGTCATCCGATCCGTCAATGTATCGATTTTGTGGATTTGCCGAGGCCGTTCATGGTGGTGTGGCTGCTCAAAAAGGGGTGATGCGCTTGGTGCGGTTGGGTCGGGATGCGTTTGGGGTGACGGATGCGGTTTGTCAAGAGCGGGCATGGGCGGAGGACGCGAAGGAGTATTTTGACAGGGTGCTTATGTATGGCGGGGTGAAGAGTGAGAGCGAGGATATGCGATATGATGAGCGGGACGGACGTCCTTTGCCTGATGATTTTGTGCGGTTGCTGCGACGATGTCGCTATTTTACCGATGGACGAGTGATTGGCGGCCGGGCTTTTGTGGAAGCGTTTTTTGAAGAGAATCGAGACTATTTCGGTCCGAAACGAATGTCGGGTGGACGGAAGATCAGGGGGGGATGGCCTGCTATATATGCGGTGCGTGATTTGGGGAAGGGCTGTTGAATGTGTTTTTGTAAACGGTTGCTTTCTTCTTAGCAGTGGGCTATGTTTCGACGCAAAATTTTTAGGAGTAGTTAAGGCATGATTGATAATTCGTTGGGAAGAATCTTGTTAGGCGATGAGGCGGCGGGACGTTCGTCCTATGAGCGGTTTAAGGATATTTCCGTCGATCTGGATTTGATGGATGAGGTGGATGAGGAATATCCGAAGACGCAGTGGACGGTCGGCCGTGATGTGAGTGTATCAGGGATGGGGACGTTTTTGGGGAAAGAACGAAGAACGGTGACGGTGGCTCCTGCCGAGGGTCAAGGATGGTGGTTTGATCGCTGTGATTTGCCGAATTATTTGCCGACAAAGGTTTCGGTACGTAATGTCTGGACGACGGGGGATGTGGTGAGCAATATTGTTCTCCGCAGCGGGTCCCCTCATAATTATGTGCGTATGGTGGAACATATTGTGGCGTTGAAGCTGGGGCTGGGGCTGGATAATTTGGTGGTGCGCTTTGATTCAGGGGATCCGCCGTTGTTTAATCGGGGATCGCTGGATCTGATTGAAGCCGTCGAGCAGGCGGGGTTTGTGGATACGGGGCGTCCGGTTTCTTATTATTCGGTACGTGAAAAGGTGACGTGTATTGCGCCAAGCGGCGGGTTTTTAACGATTGAGCCGCCTTTGGAGGGCCGCCGTCGGTTAACGATGGACTGTGCCGTAGATTTCCCGAATATTCTGGGTCGGCAGCGCATTCGTTTCCCCTTATCTTATCGATTGTTTCGAAAAGGGTCTGTGGCAAGGACGAATACCACATCGGGTAAAAAGCTGTATTGTCAGACGATAGGAAAGCTGTTTGCCGACGTGCGTAATCTAGGATACAATAACGAGAATGTATCGGTGGCAGGAGCCACGCGTTATTTGAATGAACCGCGGCTGATTCATCATGGTAAATCGCTGGAAGCGGTGTGGCATCGTTCTGTTTTGGATTTACTGGCAGCACTGGCACTGATTGAAGAGGGTCGGTTTGTAGGGCATGTCACATCATATCGGGCAGGACATACGCTGGATGTGGAGATGATCACGCAGCTTTATATTCATGGTTTGCTCGCCAATGCGTGACGGGGCACTGTTTGACTGTCATATATTCACAGAAAAGAATTAACATTGGTTCATTTTTCGCTAACATGAGATTGTTTTGAACGTTGGCTTGGACATAGGAATAAGAAAGGGTTGCTCGTATGAAGAAGGTTTTGTCGGGATTACTGGTGGTTGGATGCTTATTGCTGGGGACTGTAAATGCCATGGCTTTTTCAAGTGAAACACATTCTACGCCGGTGCAGTTGTCGCTTTTTTATCCTTGGCAGATTTTCAATGAAGAAACAGATGTGACGGGCTTCCGGTTCAACTTGTTTTATGGCGTTAATTATAACGTGACGGGCCTGGACATGGGTATTTACAACAAGACTGTGGATGATCAGGTCGGCATTCAGCTTGGATTTCTAAACTCTGTGGGGGCTCAGTGTCGAGGATTCCAGATTGGTGCGGGCAATCTTGTTATGGGTTCTATGCGAGGTTTTCAGGGTGGTTTGTTCAACAGTGTGGGCGACGATTTTAGTGGTCTTCAGATCGGGGCGATGAATATGGCCACCGATATGATGACGGGGGTTCAGGTGGGCTTTATCAATTTTGCCGAGAATATTACCGGATTTCAGTTTGGCATATTCAACAGTGCGAAGGTGATGTACGGGATACAGATCGGACTGGTAAATATCATTGCCGACAAAACGGATTTTCCCGTTCTGCCATTGGTTAATGCACAGTTTTAAATGGTCTCAGGGACATGATGTACAAATGGGCTGACCGATGATTGTCAGCCTTTTTTGTATTCGCATGTGAAAAGCATGGAGGAGCGGACATGAATGCAGAACAGATGGAGAAATACTCATCAGCGGTAACGCTTTCGGATATGGAGATATTTGTTTTTCCGGAGCTGATGTACAGTTTGGCTCTAGCCAATATCATGTCGCCGGTGATTTGGCGCTGGCGGGATGACCCGTGGTTCAAAGACATTGATAAAATGAATGACTATCGAAGAGTCCTGCGGTTAAAACAGTATATCATTGATCACTTCGAATTTAATCTGGATCTGGATACGTGGGGATTGACCAATCAGGCGGAAGAAGTCAAACGGTTCACACCGTGGATGGATGTCGATACCATCAGCAAAAGTAATGCGTTGTATGGTTATGAGGGGGACAAATATTACTTCAGCCTTGATATTCGCAAGCACTTTGGTTTGGACAAATATAGTGGAGACATTATTCCCTACTGGAAAACAGAAACCGTGGAGGCTATGACCGCTTTTTGTCACAAAGAAGGCTATCAGAGCGGGGCGGGGGAATGCGTGTCGCTGGCCGCATTATATGCGTCGGCGTTATTTATCGTGTGTAAGATTCCGCTAGAAAATATTTTTTTGATGGCGACTCCGCTGCATTCGCAGAATTTCATTTTGGTGAAAGATGGGGTGCTGACCAATAATCGCCGTATTGTTACTAAAAATATGTGGTTTAACGGAACGGAATTAACGGCAAAAGCACAGCGGGCACTGCGCAATGAGCAGGTAACGGTTGTGGCTCACCATTCTGGTTATATCCACGCGGTATATCCGGAGTCCACCATTGATCCTGCGGCATATGATCGATTTAAAACCGTGCTTCACGATTTTATGGCGGCGGATTTGAACATGGATATCGTGGTGAATTTTTTCCGTCAGCACAGTCAATATCAGAAGTGTTTCCAGATTGAGCAGGATCATCACGGACATAAACGGTATTTGCCGCTGGAATGCGCGTTTCATTATGAGCATTGCGGACCGTATAAGGTTAACAGGGATACGCGTGTTAAATTGCTGGCTGATATTGATGAATACGTATGGCAGTCGGAACCCATTGAAAATCGGTCTGTTCTGGAGCAGTTGGAATCATTCTTTGATTCCCATCGCAATGCATTTAAAGACAAGAACGGCTGTGAGTCACTGGTTGCCGAATTTGGATGTCCTTATGTGCATGCCAGTGAAATTGTTAGGCATTTACAGGAGTTCGTTGCATTGATTCCGCAGTTACCTGATAATAAGGTGCGAGTTCCGTCCGAATCTATTGTTCTCGATGTGGAAATGACCAGAGAAGAGGTAATCGATGTGCTGGAGGCCGTTCGAACTCGGAACACCACAGCCGATTTAGCTTTTTATGCACTGCGTGACATGACCCGGTCTCGCTGGGAACCTTTTATGAAGGCCGCCATGGAACGCAACCCCGTGTGCTGCGCAGCAACGGAATCCATGAATATATCTGATATTAATGCACAGCTGGGTGGCATGGATGAAGAATCCATTTATGAAGGATCACGTTTGGCACAGCCCGATGAGGTTTGGAATTTTGGACGCGGGGATGGATTGGAAAAAGCCATTTGTTTTGCCTGTATCCTGCGTAAAAGACAGTCGGATATTGCGATGACTTTAGAGGTGGATGATGCATCCGTTACGCTTACATGCGGTGATGCGGTGTATCGTTTTTCGTCATCCAAAGGGTTGAAATATACGTTTTCGTTTTGAGCGTTCGTAGAAAGAAAGAGGAGTTTATTATGGAAAAGATTATTATATTAGGTTCGGGTCCGGCTGGATATACGTGTGCCATTTACCTGGCAAGAGCAGGTTATGTGCCGGTAATTATAGAAGGAATGCAGGCAGGCGGTCAGCTGACGACCACCACGGATATTGAAAACTATCCCGGATTTCCCGACGGGATCAGCGGCTTTGAACTGATGGACGCGATGAAGGCACAGGCGTTGCGGTTTGGTGCCGAATCAAAAATCGGTTGGGCCACAGCCTGTGACATAAAGGACGGCCAGCGGTCGATTACGTTGGACAGCGGCGAGGTTATGCCCTTTGATGTTCTTGTTATCGCAACGGGGGCGACGGCGCGATATCTGGAGCTGGACAGCATTGAAAAACTCAAAGGCCGTGGTGTTTCCGCCTGTGCGGTGTGTGACGGAGCTTTTTATCGCGGCATGGATGTGGCGGTTCTGGGTGGCGGGGATACAGCCATAGAGGAAGCATTATTTCTCACCAAATTTGCCAATAAAGTATCCATCATTCATCGACGCGACCGTTTACGTGCTTCAGAAATCATGGGACAGCGAGCCATGGAGAATCCAAAAATCGAACTGGTATGGGATTCCGTGGTGGAAGAGGTGCTGGACGTTGAGAAAAATGAAGTGACCGGTGTTGTATTGCGCAATATGAAAACCGATGAACGTCGGACATTGGATATTCAGGGCTTGTTTATGGGAATCGGGCACCAGCCAAATACAGGGATATTTCAGGGTATGCTTGACATGAATCCACAGGGCTATATTGTCGCGAATTCCACCAAAACCAGCGTTCCCGGTATTTTCGCGGCAGGCGATGTACAGGATGCTGTTTATCGTCAGGCGATCACAGCCTGCGGCTCTGGCTGTGCTGCGGCGCTGGAAGTGCAGAAGTATCTGGATGAGAAAAAATAAAAGATCCCACTTATGGCAAAAAAAATAAAAATCAGTTCACAGGAGTGGCAAACGTACAAACGATTGATGCGGTACGCATGTCCGTATTGGAAGCGTTTGCTGATCGGGACGTTTTTTGGTTTGCTGTTTGGCGGGTCGACCGCAGGGATGCTGGCCGCAGTAAAGTCCAACTTTTCGACATTGTTTGACCCGCAGGTCTTGGATCTGTGGCAGATATTTATGGTGGCCTTGCTGCTGCCTCTGTTTGCGGCCGTGCGCGGCGTTGGCGATTTTCTGAGTATGTATTTGGTGGAATGGGTGGGCAATCGCGTGGTTATGGATTTACGCAATGCCACCTTCGGTCATATTCATGATCTGAGCCTGGACTATTTTTCTGCAAGTCGTACCGGTGAACTGATATCGCGCACGACCAATGACTCGATGATGGTGCAGCGCGCGGTGTCGACGGTTCTGGGTGATTTGATTCGCCAGCCCTTTGTTCTCCTCTTTGTGGTAGGGTACGTGATTTATCTGGATCCCATGCTCTCGCTGATCAGTCTGGTCTTGTTCCCTGTCTGCATCGTCCCCGTTGCCATATTTGGACGGCGTGTGCGTCGATCTGCACGTGAGGGGCAGCAGAAACTGGCTGATTTGGTATCCATTTTGCAGGAGACCATCAATGGGGTGCGCATTGTTAAAGCATTTGGCATGGAGCAACGGGAGAAGGATCGGTTTTCTGCATCAAATCGATCTGTTTTCAATCGGTTAATGCGGGTGGCTCGGGCGCGTAATGCTGTTGAGCCGATCATTGTTTTTATTTCCTTAATCGGATTGGCTCTGGCACTTGTCTTTGCCAAATGGGCCAATATGGGTGCGGATATCATCACTTTTGGCGCGGCACTGGTTATGATGTATGAACCGGCAAAGAAGCTAAGCCGAATTCATATAAGCATTCAGGAAAGCAGTGCAGGGGCGGATCGTATTTTTGAAATTTTGGACACCCCGATCAGTGTAAAGGATCGTCCTGATGCCATTATTATGGAGGAAAAACCGAAGCATGTGGCCTTCACCAATGTGGCGTTTTCCTATGAAACAAAGCCTGTTTTAGCAGACATTTCTTTCACCGCAGAAGCAGGACAATGTGTGGCCTTTGTTGGCGGATCGGGTGCAGGGAAGACCACACTGGTGAGTTTGCTGCCCCGATTTTTTGATGTGGGCGGAGGCTGTATTTCCATTAATGGCCACGATATTCGTGAATATACCATTCAGTCGCTGCGAGCGCAGATGGGAATTGTTACACAGGATACCGTATTGTTTAACGACACGGTGGCAAATAATATTTCCTACGGCAGTCCCCATGCCGATGTGGAGTCGATTCGCAAAGCGGCAGAACAGGCTCACGCGTTGTCGTTTATTGAAGAAATGGAATTCGGTTTTGATTCTATGATAGGCGAAGGCGGGGTCAAATTGTCCGGTGGGCAACGTCAGCGCCTGAGTATTGCGAGAGCGATGCTGCGCAATCCGCCCATTTTAATCTTGGACGAGGCGACCAGTGCGCTGGATACAGAATCAGAGCGTCAAGTTCAGGCGGCACTGGATGCATTGATGGTGAATCGTACGGTATTTGCTATTGCTCACCGTCTTTCGACCATTGCCC from Spartobacteria bacterium includes:
- a CDS encoding metal-dependent transcriptional regulator encodes the protein MDTTKNSESVPLSSNMEDYLEAIYHIERDKDTVRPKDIADRMHVSNASVTGALRSLVAQGMVDHKPYDSVRLTKDGMNLALDISGKHAALLDFFLNTLVVDAERAEIIACQMEHLIPTDVFHRFTRYLSFVHDIANGPLRWNEQTSDFESASDT
- a CDS encoding transposase, which produces MEQSSNYFIIDAAFVLCCCFCMKNRIKRKELAYYHCMSRIVGRQMLLGDVEKEHMRGLIRRVEGFTGVHVLTYAVMTNHVHVLLEEPDRATVIDDAEFWRRMAFLYSEVELAELDLLWRGWTADGCGDLVAAGKARYLNRMHDISEFMKQVKQRFSHWYNRRNGRFGTLWDARFRSVLVEGGDVLRIVASYIEMNPVRAGMSSDPSMYRFCGFAEAVHGGVAAQKGVMRLVRLGRDAFGVTDAVCQERAWAEDAKEYFDRVLMYGGVKSESEDMRYDERDGRPLPDDFVRLLRRCRYFTDGRVIGGRAFVEAFFEENRDYFGPKRMSGGRKIRGGWPAIYAVRDLGKGC
- a CDS encoding DUF3450 family protein, with translation MLKSAHLKSSNHWTFSEKKFQSLDVLQKKLPIIGRFFTWSFWMVWLSLAGFAQGDMTNELKQLEEILRQDVEIQIRLADEERLWRDEGVALKHQSTMLDTLITQSQTRIDRLQEMYDKQMHTNASLFVEIDRVEDERRRCRSVLEAMGNQWNAMAKGIPDSFARESDQVDHQNSDEGFALIEKMLQSQINAQIWLEEMQNSCHIKHELMAETGVNQEMTILYIGLSKAFAFTPDRTTLFSGRYMGKEGWTWEKSGQEQTKAVRQALNVFETSIPAALSRLPVTGTRVSE
- the trxB gene encoding thioredoxin-disulfide reductase, producing MEKIIILGSGPAGYTCAIYLARAGYVPVIIEGMQAGGQLTTTTDIENYPGFPDGISGFELMDAMKAQALRFGAESKIGWATACDIKDGQRSITLDSGEVMPFDVLVIATGATARYLELDSIEKLKGRGVSACAVCDGAFYRGMDVAVLGGGDTAIEEALFLTKFANKVSIIHRRDRLRASEIMGQRAMENPKIELVWDSVVEEVLDVEKNEVTGVVLRNMKTDERRTLDIQGLFMGIGHQPNTGIFQGMLDMNPQGYIVANSTKTSVPGIFAAGDVQDAVYRQAITACGSGCAAALEVQKYLDEKK
- a CDS encoding ATP-binding cassette domain-containing protein, with translation MAKKIKISSQEWQTYKRLMRYACPYWKRLLIGTFFGLLFGGSTAGMLAAVKSNFSTLFDPQVLDLWQIFMVALLLPLFAAVRGVGDFLSMYLVEWVGNRVVMDLRNATFGHIHDLSLDYFSASRTGELISRTTNDSMMVQRAVSTVLGDLIRQPFVLLFVVGYVIYLDPMLSLISLVLFPVCIVPVAIFGRRVRRSAREGQQKLADLVSILQETINGVRIVKAFGMEQREKDRFSASNRSVFNRLMRVARARNAVEPIIVFISLIGLALALVFAKWANMGADIITFGAALVMMYEPAKKLSRIHISIQESSAGADRIFEILDTPISVKDRPDAIIMEEKPKHVAFTNVAFSYETKPVLADISFTAEAGQCVAFVGGSGAGKTTLVSLLPRFFDVGGGCISINGHDIREYTIQSLRAQMGIVTQDTVLFNDTVANNISYGSPHADVESIRKAAEQAHALSFIEEMEFGFDSMIGEGGVKLSGGQRQRLSIARAMLRNPPILILDEATSALDTESERQVQAALDALMVNRTVFAIAHRLSTIAHADKIIVLDNGLICEEGTHDELLARNGAYRRLYELQFKGQS
- a CDS encoding MotA/TolQ/ExbB proton channel family protein, which encodes MILKKQVLIFCGFLLWLTIAHGNMPTALTKAGEQLATSRQALNAQRDAQQKERRAWANTLDTSRATLAELAKEEEFLERALQQQAAKETELTAQLQDEHRRRKRIWQLLLDYRRSLPSRFAPAQMQPFTQTINGLDEACRDERFLPETMDTLLSMAQQLQRQRWDIYKTDAEALDTNGLVYNGSAWYMGPFAWFISTDSSAAGLLHYTKDHPLPAVESSLQLTPEEQTKLQQGHSVMLPVNMTQEALLLSNEAQHSFWQQLKDGGLVMIPLALVAFISSLLILLKTLDLLMIRPRAERVLPDIIDAVTGNDYKGALRHVKQCGFPARDILTAGIQHADATREDLEELMHERMLSCIPRLERHLGTLAVMGAVAPLLGLLGTVTGMIHTFQLITLFGTGDAQVLSGGIAEALVTTEIGLILAIPILIIHALLARRVRVIMAELEQTAVQFVNSIKV
- a CDS encoding MotA/TolQ/ExbB proton channel family protein; the encoded protein is MNTTYTELILRCWQDGGWLMIPLAMLSFSIWALFLRSRNHMLHALKLPPQLSLQYLSTGDRLTYDEIALSTQQRLKRDIHLLSALTASAPLTGLLGTVAGMIHTFHALAATTAGTQAGTVSAGISQALITTQFGLVIALPGVFGVARLRRLLRQVQTAFSCTHDQEKTA
- a CDS encoding biopolymer transporter ExbD; the protein is MKHRPLLWETDTAGVDINMSPLIDCVFLLLIFFIVTTVFVKDTGITVNKPDAVTSVAAEPDALRLAIGAQGEIYLGGHPVAINNLRSTISVRLNGADTPILLLADEALASGRLVAVMDECRKAGGKNILIATRQPTAGDGS